A region of Deltaproteobacteria bacterium DNA encodes the following proteins:
- a CDS encoding tripartite tricarboxylate transporter substrate-binding protein, producing the protein MVHRLLRILMLSALVLVLVPSLSLGADDFFKGKTIRFVVGFSPGGGFDTYTRLIARHFGKHVPGNPRTVVQNRTGAGSMIAANYIYAKAKPDGLTIGNWIGPLVLQHVLGKKGIRFDGRKFNWLGVPSTDDNTCALTKASGISNVNDWLNSKRPVKIGATGPGSTTDDVPKLIKAATDLPIQIIEGYGGTATIRLAAEKGEIDGGCWAWQSIKPTWSQGIESGNVKPVLQVGPDKHPDLKDVGVAFDLAKGDTGKKLLGVAADVYRALSRPYSLPPGVPADRVKALQKAFVDTLKDPELVAAAKKSKVELNPHDGNWVAKKMQGLYDMDDATLSLLKKTLLPKK; encoded by the coding sequence ATGGTCCATCGGTTACTCCGAATCTTGATGCTCTCGGCGCTTGTCCTTGTGTTGGTGCCGTCCCTCTCATTGGGAGCGGACGACTTCTTCAAGGGCAAGACCATTCGTTTCGTGGTCGGATTCTCTCCGGGCGGGGGTTTCGACACTTACACCCGGCTCATCGCCCGCCATTTCGGCAAGCATGTGCCCGGCAATCCCAGGACGGTGGTGCAGAACCGGACCGGCGCCGGCAGCATGATCGCCGCCAACTACATCTACGCCAAGGCCAAGCCGGACGGCCTGACCATCGGTAACTGGATCGGCCCCTTGGTGTTGCAGCACGTGCTCGGCAAGAAGGGCATCCGGTTCGACGGGCGCAAGTTCAACTGGCTCGGTGTCCCGTCTACCGACGACAACACCTGTGCGCTCACCAAGGCCAGCGGCATCAGCAACGTCAATGACTGGCTCAACTCCAAGAGGCCGGTCAAGATCGGCGCCACCGGTCCTGGCTCGACCACCGACGACGTGCCCAAGCTGATCAAGGCCGCGACGGACCTGCCGATACAGATCATCGAGGGTTACGGCGGTACCGCGACCATACGGCTGGCGGCGGAAAAGGGCGAGATCGACGGCGGCTGCTGGGCGTGGCAGTCGATCAAGCCGACGTGGAGCCAGGGTATCGAAAGCGGCAACGTCAAGCCCGTCCTCCAGGTGGGCCCCGACAAGCATCCCGACCTCAAGGACGTGGGGGTGGCATTCGATTTGGCCAAGGGCGACACCGGCAAGAAGCTGTTGGGGGTAGCCGCTGACGTCTACCGCGCGCTGTCGCGGCCCTACAGCCTGCCGCCCGGAGTGCCCGCGGACCGGGTCAAGGCGCTCCAGAAGGCGTTCGTGGATACCTTGAAGGACCCCGAGCTGGTCGCCGCCGCCAAGAAGTCGAAGGTGGAGTTGAACCCCCACGACGGCAATTGGGTGGCGAAGAAGATGCAAGGACTCTACGATATGGACGACGCCACGTTGTCCTTGTTGAAGAAGACCCT
- a CDS encoding (2Fe-2S) ferredoxin domain-containing protein, with the protein MNRFCLVCQNVDCKSRGSEEIMQELQERVAAKGLEDVEVRSYMCFGACQEGPNMVLYPDRFWYAGVKSEDLDDIVEHLAGGPAVERLDKIDPSLKELIYQLLDTGVF; encoded by the coding sequence GTGAATCGATTCTGCCTGGTGTGTCAGAACGTCGACTGCAAGAGCCGCGGCTCCGAGGAGATCATGCAGGAACTCCAGGAGCGGGTGGCGGCCAAGGGGCTGGAAGACGTGGAGGTGCGTTCGTACATGTGCTTCGGCGCCTGCCAGGAAGGCCCCAACATGGTCCTCTACCCCGACAGGTTCTGGTACGCCGGCGTCAAGAGCGAGGACCTGGACGACATCGTCGAGCACCTGGCCGGCGGGCCGGCGGTGGAGCGGCTGGACAAGATCGACCCCTCCCTCAAGGAACTCATCTACCAGTTGCTCGACACCGGAGTGTTTTAA
- a CDS encoding SLBB domain-containing protein, protein MEGILFPGGVPEGLEGLDAYRARGGYQAVERLAGTSPEDIVAKVEASGLRGRGGAGFPTGRKLALTLECPETPRYVVMNGGEDEPGSKKDRVLMENVPHLILDGIILAAYAVQAEKAYLYINHGYEAATRAMETAIEEARQAGYCGADVAGSGFSLEIVMVPAPSNYVAGEDTAALEVIEGKEALPRQKPPFPVTEGLFGKPSLVNNVETLANIAPIVNKGPESFRAVGTADSPGTMVFSLGDEMERPGVYELPLGTPLRHLVEGCGGGLKHGKAIKAILPGGPSSGFLLPESLDLPLDHNSLREAGSSIGCGVVKVLTEDDSVLDEVVRIADFFARESCGQCPACRMETNMLVALLKKVQAGEGNDALVEQFGKVIAFNKGKGFCSLINMPGPPIESAVRLFPEEFRGA, encoded by the coding sequence ATGGAAGGCATCCTGTTCCCGGGCGGCGTGCCCGAGGGGCTCGAAGGGCTGGACGCCTATCGCGCCCGCGGCGGCTATCAGGCCGTGGAGCGGCTCGCCGGGACGTCCCCGGAGGATATCGTAGCCAAGGTGGAGGCGTCGGGCCTGCGCGGCCGCGGCGGCGCCGGGTTCCCCACCGGTCGCAAGCTCGCTCTCACCCTGGAGTGCCCCGAAACGCCCCGCTACGTCGTGATGAACGGCGGCGAGGACGAACCCGGCAGCAAGAAGGACCGGGTGCTGATGGAGAATGTCCCCCATCTCATCCTCGACGGGATCATTCTCGCGGCGTACGCGGTGCAGGCGGAGAAAGCCTACCTCTACATCAACCACGGCTACGAGGCGGCCACCCGCGCGATGGAGACGGCCATCGAGGAAGCCCGGCAGGCCGGGTACTGCGGCGCGGACGTCGCCGGTTCGGGTTTCAGCCTCGAGATCGTCATGGTGCCCGCGCCGTCGAACTACGTCGCCGGCGAGGATACCGCGGCCCTGGAAGTCATCGAAGGCAAGGAAGCGCTGCCGCGGCAGAAGCCGCCCTTCCCGGTCACCGAGGGCCTGTTCGGCAAGCCCAGCCTGGTCAACAACGTCGAGACCCTGGCCAACATCGCGCCCATCGTGAACAAGGGGCCGGAGTCCTTCCGTGCCGTGGGCACCGCGGACAGCCCGGGCACCATGGTCTTCTCGCTCGGGGACGAAATGGAGCGCCCCGGGGTCTACGAGCTGCCCTTGGGGACCCCGCTGCGCCACCTCGTGGAGGGGTGCGGCGGCGGCTTGAAGCACGGCAAGGCCATCAAGGCCATCCTTCCAGGCGGCCCGTCATCGGGATTTCTGCTGCCCGAGAGCCTCGACCTGCCCCTGGACCACAACTCCCTCCGCGAAGCGGGGTCTTCCATCGGCTGCGGCGTGGTGAAGGTCCTCACGGAAGACGATTCCGTGTTGGACGAGGTGGTGCGCATCGCGGATTTCTTCGCCCGGGAATCCTGCGGCCAGTGCCCCGCCTGCCGCATGGAAACCAACATGCTGGTGGCGCTGCTCAAGAAGGTTCAGGCGGGCGAGGGGAACGATGCGCTGGTGGAACAGTTCGGGAAGGTGATCGCCTTCAACAAGGGCAAGGGGTTCTGCAGCCTGATCAACATGCCGGGGCCGCCCATCGAGAGCGCCGTCCGGCTCTTCCCGGAAGAGTTCCGCGGCGCGTGA
- the aat gene encoding leucyl/phenylalanyl-tRNA--protein transferase: MPVYRLTRELVFPDPHEAEPGGLLAVGGDLGSARLLLAYSMGIFPWYSVGQPILWWSPDPRCVLDLDDFHVSRRLRRVLNQGRFDVTFDADFRGVIRACASVDRHGQDGTWITPEMEQAYVRLHDAGLAHSVECRRGGELVGGIYGIALGRGFFGESMFHRATDASKVALARLVERLAGWGFHFIDAQVTTSHMLSLGAREVPREAFLASLDEALRHPTRRGSWCEPGGTR; encoded by the coding sequence ATGCCTGTCTATCGCTTGACCCGGGAACTCGTCTTTCCCGACCCGCACGAGGCGGAACCCGGCGGGCTTCTGGCGGTGGGAGGCGACCTCGGCAGCGCGCGGCTCCTGCTGGCGTACTCCATGGGCATCTTCCCGTGGTACAGCGTGGGCCAGCCCATCCTGTGGTGGTCGCCGGACCCGAGGTGCGTCCTCGATCTCGACGATTTCCATGTCTCGAGGCGGCTGCGGCGGGTGCTGAACCAGGGGAGGTTCGACGTGACCTTCGACGCGGACTTCCGCGGCGTGATCCGCGCTTGCGCGTCGGTGGACCGGCACGGCCAGGACGGCACCTGGATCACGCCGGAGATGGAACAGGCCTACGTGCGGCTACACGACGCGGGCCTGGCCCATTCGGTGGAATGCCGGCGCGGCGGCGAACTGGTGGGCGGCATCTACGGCATCGCCCTCGGGCGCGGGTTCTTCGGCGAGTCCATGTTCCACCGGGCGACGGACGCCTCCAAGGTGGCGTTGGCGCGGCTGGTGGAGCGGCTCGCCGGCTGGGGCTTCCATTTCATCGACGCCCAAGTTACAACTTCCCACATGTTGAGCCTCGGCGCGCGGGAGGTGCCGAGGGAGGCTTTTCTGGCGAGTCTCGACGAAGCGTTGCGCCATCCCACCCGCCGCGGCAGTTGGTGCGAACCCGGCGGGACACGTTAG
- a CDS encoding VOC family protein: MFKRIDHVALHVADLDRAITFYEDNFGFRKYFQHQSNAGMQIAYLRLGDTVLELTHKSDGSMTGFHFCLETDNLDETVADLQRRGVPLLRAPHDTAAREPREEGWRRVVFGGPDGEQIELRG; encoded by the coding sequence ATGTTCAAGAGAATCGACCATGTAGCGCTCCATGTCGCGGACCTGGATCGCGCCATCACCTTCTATGAGGACAACTTCGGCTTCCGGAAGTACTTCCAGCATCAGTCCAACGCGGGCATGCAGATCGCGTACCTCAGGCTCGGCGACACCGTGCTGGAACTGACCCACAAGAGCGACGGCTCCATGACCGGTTTCCACTTCTGTCTGGAAACGGACAACCTCGACGAAACGGTGGCCGATTTGCAGCGGCGCGGAGTGCCGCTGCTGCGCGCCCCCCACGACACCGCGGCGCGGGAGCCGCGTGAGGAAGGCTGGCGCCGGGTGGTCTTCGGCGGCCCCGACGGCGAGCAGATTGAACTGCGCGGCTAG